In a genomic window of Anaeromicrobium sediminis:
- a CDS encoding FMN-binding protein, with product MKKKLTIREIYLAFLAISLLLFGVYSIFFSHEAEDYESIIYKTNSNIIKTEEIKKSPLTFKAYTKDDPDQFYFVTFTEAVGYQSTIEVMTMIDKEGNIEQVEVIKEGETPAFFDKVKSGKFVHKFMGLSIFEPIYIDNAKGYAGSSEGINTKNKVDAIGGATISSAAITKAVNDGTTSVGDKYFDNHAVNPFYELAFGLNELAL from the coding sequence ATGAAAAAAAAATTGACTATTCGTGAAATTTATTTAGCATTTTTAGCTATTTCACTACTATTATTTGGGGTTTATTCAATATTCTTTAGTCATGAAGCTGAGGACTATGAATCAATAATCTATAAAACAAATTCTAATATTATTAAAACAGAAGAGATAAAGAAATCACCATTGACTTTTAAAGCATATACAAAAGATGATCCGGATCAATTCTATTTTGTAACTTTTACAGAAGCAGTTGGATATCAGTCTACCATAGAAGTTATGACTATGATAGATAAAGAAGGAAATATAGAACAAGTAGAAGTTATAAAAGAAGGAGAAACACCAGCTTTCTTTGATAAAGTTAAATCAGGTAAATTTGTTCATAAGTTCATGGGATTATCCATTTTTGAACCTATTTACATAGATAATGCTAAAGGGTATGCAGGGAGTAGCGAAGGAATAAATACAAAAAATAAAGTTGATGCCATTGGTGGTGCAACCATTTCATCCGCTGCCATTACAAAAGCTGTAAATGATGGAACAACATCAGTTGGGGATAAATATTTTGATAATCATGCGGTTAATCCCTTTTATGAATTGGCATTTGGATTAAATGAATTGGCACT